In one Acanthochromis polyacanthus isolate Apoly-LR-REF ecotype Palm Island chromosome 20, KAUST_Apoly_ChrSc, whole genome shotgun sequence genomic region, the following are encoded:
- the si:ch73-174h16.4 gene encoding leucine-rich repeat-containing protein 14: protein MMLTLVSLCAKEVVSDHSSSPGWLHSVPRELYRPLLEAAFASCRPLAVGELVQRWPERTLRVGGRRKRGQTAPNRLCIQALLLAVVRGLSDRRCLLQILDLCGLQGDEGGMGDPMGGWSLTVALCTMVVQARAGAQKSQRKEGEWERKRFSAMERDRDIKRERGQRKRGQELNGDETSNDREKIGSSGLVSEEDPSKGVRRRMEMRKKQEKAMTGSEGNKTETEEKEADKDVLVHVRADLFVNARSWERVRVALSTSGPLKLQCRYLRVEEISVSSIRTLLELLPCRGLLGIDIRYSSLGMAGLAELLPLLSTFPALNSLRLHYCNLDFRRDHVGQEEALKNLSQGLTHLKELRRLSLTALRLPGQLRVLLSSLPQPLEILELPYLSLSPADLAYLSCSHHASTLQQLDLSENRLDVNTLPSICRLLSQASSSLQHLSLSGCGLTDGLLGLLLPSLGGCWALKSLALALNPLSMTGLMNLVRMAVRMRSLRQLLYPNPLEDYQPGLPDLPSSAQLLDWPLDEATDINLTSSQLNRVLIDSGRSDLFLTCDLLNYDKDLVD from the exons ATGATGCTTACCTTGGTGAGCCTTTGTGCCAAAGAGGTGGTGAGTGACCACAGCTCGTCGCCCGGCTGGCTCCACTCGGTTCCCAGGGAGCTGTACCGCCCGCTGCTGGAGGCCGCGTTCGCCAGCTGCAGACCGCTGGCGGTGGGTGAGCTGGTTCAGCGGTGGCCTGAACGTACACTGCGGGTCGGAGGACGGAGGAAACGGGGCCAAACTGCGCCGAATCGTCTCTGCATTCAGGCCCTTTTATTGGCAGTTGTCAGAGGACTGTCTGATCGGAG GTGTTTACTGCAAATACTAGACCTCTGTGGACTCCAAGGAGAtgagggagggatgggagacCCAATGGGAGGCTGGTCCCTCACTGTAGCCCTTTGCACCATGGTCGTTCAGGCCAGAGCTGGAGCTCAGAAATCACAGAGGAAAGAAGGGGAGTGGGAGAGAAAACGTTTCTCAGCtatggagagagacagagatataaagagagagaggggacaGAGGAAGAGGGGACAGGAGCTAAATGGTGATGAAACAAGTAATGACAGAGAGAAGATTGGATCTTCTGGACTAGTGAGTGAAGAGGACCCAAGTAAAGGAGtcaggaggaggatggagatgaGGAAGAAACAAGAGAAAGCAATGACAGGATCAGAAGGCAATAAAACTGAGACTGAGGAAAAAGAGGCAGATAAGGATGTTTTGGTGCACGTGAGAGCTGATCTTTTTGTCAATGCCCGCTCTTGGGAGCGTGTTCGAGTGGCTCTGAGCACATCAGGACCTCTAAAGCTTCAGTGCAGATATCTACGTGTGGAAGAGATTTCAGTGTCGAGTATCAGGACCCTGCTCGAGCTGCTGCCTTGCAGAGGTCTTCTGGGCATCGACATTCGCTACAGCAGCCTCGGGATGGCTGGCTTGGCTGAACTGCTTCCTTTGCTCTCCACCTTCCCTGCACTGAACTCCCTCCGTCTGCACTACTGTAACTTGGACTTTCGCCGAGACCACGTTGGCCAGGAAGAGGCCCTAAAGAACCTGTCACAGGGCCTCACACACCTAAAAGAACTGCGGCGGCTCAGCCTCACTGCACTACGCCTGCCTGGTCAGCTGCGTGTGCTGCTCAG TTCGCTGCCTCAGCCTCTAGAGATCCTGGAGCTGCCCTATTTGAGCCTGAGTCCAGCTGACCTCGCCTATCTGTCCTGCAGCCATCATGCCTCTACGCTGCAGCAGCTGGATCTGAGTGAAAACCGTCTGGATGTAAACACTCTACCTTCCATCTGCCGGCTCCTGTCCCAGGCTTCCAGCAGCCTACAGCACCTCTCTCTAAGTGGCTGTGGTCTGACTGATGGCCTGCTGGGGCTCCTGTTGCCCTCATTGGGGGGCTGCTGGGCTCTCAAGAGCTTGGCTTTGGCCCTGAACCCTCTCTCCATGACTGGCCTCATGAACCTTGTGAGGATGGCCGTGAGAATGCGCTCCCTGAGACAGCTACTCTACCCCAACCCTCTGGAGGATTACCAGCCGGGCCTTCCGGATCTCCCATCCAGCGCTCAGCTCTTAGACTGGCCTCTGGATGAAGCCACAGACATAAACTTGACCAGCAGCCAGCTCAACAGGGTGCTGATTGATAGCGGACGCTCTGATCTCTTCCTGACCTGCGACCTTCTCAATTACGATAAAGACCTGGTGGACTAG